CTCGCGGTCATCATGATCATGGCTCCCATCGCCGCAATGGCCGCACCCGTACCCACCGCCGAACCCGGCGGCGCCACCATCGCGTTGTGGCCGGGCGGCACGCCGGGCGCCGGCAATGTCACCGCGAAAGAGGCGCTCATCGACCGTTCACCGGAAGGACCGCTGCGCGATCGATTCGCGGAACACGTCACGACTCCGATGCTCACGTTGTTTCCCGCCAAGGGCACGCCCAACGGCATCACGCTGCTGATCGTGCCCGGCGGAGGCTACGTGCGCGTGGTGATCGACAAGGAGGGATTCGAAGCCGCGGAGTGGTTCAGTGCGCGCGGCTTTTCTTGCGCGGTGTTGCGTTATCGAATGCCGGGCGATGGCTGGGCATCGGGACCCGATGCGCCCGTGCACGACGCGCTGCGCGCGATCCGCGTGCTGCGTGGCCAGCCGTTGCAGGCCGGGCAATCGCGGCCGCGCATCGGCGTCATGGGTTTCTCGGCCGGCGGCCACCTGGTGGCGAGGCTCATCACCGAACCGAAACTTTCCTACCAGCGCCGCGACGCCGCGGACGATCTGTCCGCACGGCCGGACTTCGCGGTATTGATGTATCCGGTCATCGCGACCGCTGGTGCAGCTGCGCACGCCGGCTCGGTCGCGCAGCTGCTCGCAGGCGGCGTGCGGGAATCCGAGCTGGCGCGCTACTCGCCGGACCGCAACGTCACGGCCGACACGCCGCCCACGCTGCTGGTGCACGCGGGCGACGACACCAGCGTGCCGGTCGAGAATTCGCTGCTCATGTACGCGGCATTGAAAAAGGCTGGCGTGCGCAGCGAGCTGCACGTCTTCGATGAGGGCGGGCACGGTTTTGGATTACGCGCCGTCGCGGGCAAGGACGTCGCGGCCTGGCCGACCTTGGTCGAGAACTGGGCACGCCATGTCGCGCAGTAAACTTACGGCCGGCGCGGGCGTGGATCTGCAACGTCGCCGCTTGTTAGGTGCTGGCGCCGCGGCGGCCGGCGCACTGACGCTCGCGCCGTTGGCGCGCGCCGCGGGGAAATCGGTCGTGGTGCGCACCGCCGCCGGACGGGTGCGCGGTCTCGTCGACGCGGACTTGCAGGTGTTCCGCGGCATTCGCTACGGCGCCGATACCGCCGCGCGCCGATTCCAGCCGCCTCTGCCACCGGCGCCGTGGCGCGGCGTGCTGGATGCGGTGGGATACGGGCCGGCGAGCCCGCAAAGCGGTCCGGAGCCGAATCAATCCGAGGATTGCCTGTTCCTCAACGTGTTCGCGCCGCTCGCGCGGAGCGCGAAGCCGCGGCCGGTCATCGTGTACATCCACGGCGGCGGGTATTCGGGCGGCTCGGGGTCGAGCCCGCTGTACGACGGCTCCACGTTGTGCCGGCGTGGCGACGTGGTCGTGGTCACGCTCAATCACCGGTTGAACCTGTTCGGCTATCTGTACCTGCCCGGTTTTCCCGATTCAGGAAACGCCGGAATGCTCGACCTGGTGCTGGCGCTGCAATGGGTGCGCAACAACATCGGCGTGTTCGGCGGCGATCCGGAGTGCGTCACGTTGTTAGGCCAGTCCGGCGGCGGTGCCAAGATCGCGACTCTCATGGCCATGCCGGCCGCCGCGGGGCTGTTTCACCGCGCGGCCACGATGAGCGGGCAGCAATTGACCGCGTCGGGTCCGTTACATGCGGCCGGCCGCGCGCGAGTGCTGCTGGACAAACTGGGCGTTTCGGTCGAACGCGCCGGCGACCTTGCCGCGCTGCCGGTCGCGGACTTGCAGCGCGCTCACGCGGCCAGCGTGGATCCGTACATCGGTCGCGGCAGCGTGTACATGGGGCCGGTGCTCGACGAACGTTCGCTCACGCGCCACCCTTTCTATCCAGACGCGCCGGCCCAATCGGCCCGCGTGCCGATGATGATCGGCAATACACACGACGAGACCCGCTCACTCATCGGCCGCGGCGATCCGGCGTCATGGACGCTGAGCTGGGAAACACTACCGCAGCGGCTGGAAGCCGAGTTGCGCGTCGATATCTCGGGTGCGCTGGTCGTGGAAACTTATCGCGCGCTGTATCCGCAGTATTCCCCGACCGACGTGTTCTTCTCGGCGACCACGGCGGGCCGTTCGTGGCGCGCGGCCATAGTCGAGGCGGAATTGCGCGCGGCGCAGGGCTCACCGGCATTCGCCTATCAACTCGACTGGGGCTCGCCGCAGGACGGCGGCAAATGGGGCGCGTTCCACACGCTCGATATTCCGCTGATGTTCGGCACGTTGACCGCGCCGGAATCGCTGACGGGCGACGGCGACGCGGCGCGCCGCGTGTCGGCGACCATGCAGCAGGCGTTGCTGGCGTTCGCGCGCGGCGGAGATCCCAACTACCCGGGCCTGGCGCGATGGGAGCCGTATACGCTGCCGCGGCGCCAGACCATGGTGTTCAACGTCGAGTCGCGGCTGGTGGACGATCCGCGCGGCGCCGAGCGCCGCCTCTTCGAGAAAGTGCCGTTCATCCAGCAGGGAACCTGACGGTGCCGGGTGGGGAAAGTGGGGAAAGCGGCTTTCCCCACTTTCCCCACCCGGCACCATCTTCTTATCTCGGCGTCATGTCTTCGAGGTTCCACTTGGCGGGATCGAAGGGCTGCACTGTCAGCTCCTGCTTGGGATAGCCGCCCCATGCGGACTGGCTGTCGATGATGAAGCCGCGGCCTTCGATGGTGTCGGCGACCACGCGGGCATCTTCATGGTCCCGATCCCAGTTGCGCGCGCCGGCGTTCTTGACCACGTAATCCTGCACCGCCCGCGCCGGCATCGGGGTAACGCCGAGCAGCATCGGAACCGGCAGCTTGAGGATCTTGATCGGCGCCGTGGTGTACGTGCCGCGCATCGGCAGTGGCGAGCCCCACAGATCCACCGCGATATTGTCGCGCTCATACAGCGCGAGATCGCCCGATCCGCCGACCGTCACCAGCGGCAGCCCCGCAACCGTCGACTGGCCACCGCGCAGCACGTTGCCGATGACCGTCATCTCGCCGGTCTGGTAAGGATGGTCGCCCCACTCCTCGGCGATGAGGTTGTAGTGGATCGCGCGCTGGCCCGGATCGTAGATGAGGTTGTTGATGATGGCGCCGCGCACCCCGCCCTTGAACAACGGGCTGCGCTCCTTGTCGTGCGCGTACAGGTTATCGACGATCAGGATGTCGGAGACATTGTCGTGGATCAGCGAGCCCTTGGAATGTTCGCCCTTGATGTGCACCGACGTCGCCAGCCCCTCGGCAATGATGTTGTTGCTGAAGGTGATCCGGTGCGACGTGCCCTCGCGCCATTCCGCCGGCGTGTCGCCGGTAAAACGCGGGCCGGAAGCCGAGAGATTTTCATCGGTCGCCCAGGTGAGCGTGCAGTGGTCGACGATCACGTCGTACGCGCCGCCGAGCGTCGAGATCGCGTCATAGTCGTTGCCGGACAGCCGCGCGCGGCCGCCATCCCCGGGCCTTACACGGATGTGCCGGACCACCACGTCGTGTGTGGCGATGTCGATGCCGCCGCGAATCAGCGTGATACCCGGCGCCGGCGCGGTCTGTCCGGCGATAGTTAGATTGGGCGCGGTGATGCGGACGGTGTTTTCGGCCAGGTCGATCACACCGCCCACTTCGAATACCACGATGCGTGGCCCGACTTTTTGTACAGCCTCCAGGAACGAACCAGGGCCCGCCGGAGCGAGGGTCGTGACCTTGACGATTTCACCGCCCCGCCCACCCGGTGTCGTCGCTGCGGCGCCCATGGCGCCCGGAAAAGCGAGTCGCGGCTGTGCGGCAGTTGCCAGGTGTGTAAAAAGTAAAGCCGTCAGCAGAACAGAGCGATTTGACATGCATGTCCCCTCGAAACATTGAAAATGACACCGGTTTCCCTATATAACACTGCCCGTCAGCGTTGCGACATTAAGAAGGGCTCACATTGGTCTCCGTTGTTACCGACCTTGCGTTCGACGCCAAAGGGATGGCTGCCGAATTCGTCAAGGCACGCCGTTCGGCCGGCTCGTTCTCGAAATATCCGGGTCCCATGCCACAGGATCTGGATTCCGCTTATCGATGCCAGGACGAGGCGATCTCGCTCTGGCACGACACGGTGGCCGGCTGGAAAGTCGGCTGGATTCCCGAACCGCTGAGTCAGAAGTTTGGCGCGCAGCGGCTCGTCGGGCCGATATTCACGCGCAGCATCTTGCGTTCCGACGGAGTCGACTCCGTCGACGTGCCGGTGTTTGCCAATGGTTTCGCGGCCATCGAGGCTGAGTTTGTCTTTGAATTGTCCAAAGATGCTCCGGCGAATGTCTCGGAGTGGACAATCGAGACAGCCCAGCGCTTCGTGAAGACGATGTTCATTGGCATCGAGATCGCGAGCAGTCCGCTGGCGAACATCAATGACTACGGTCCGGCCGTGGTGGCCAGCGATTTCGGCAACAACGCGGGGCTGTTGCTCGGCGTCGAGGTGGCCGATTGGCAAAGCCGCAGTCTCGAATCCTTGCACTGCGAAACGCGCATCGACGGCGCCGTGATTGGCCGGGGCACCGCAGCCGGCGTGAGCGGCGGGCCCCTGGCCTCGCTGGTTTTCGCCTTGCGCTGCAATGCGCGCCGCGGCCGCGCCCTGCGCGCGGGTGAATATGTTTCCACCGGTGCAGTGACCGGGGTCCATTCGGTCCGCGCCGGACAGTCGGCCGAGGCGACGTTTTCCGGCCTCGGCAGCCTGCGTTGCCGGACGGTACCCATGGCGCCGGTCGCGCCGGACTGATTGTTAGGCGACATGTCTGCCCGCGGGACGTGCCCTTACGTACAATCTGCCACCATGACACGGACCCAGAAAAAGGCCGCCGCCAGAGGCGCTACGTCCAAGGTGCCCGCCCCCGCGCGGATCGCCAGTGCCTCGAAGCCGCTGGCCATCAAGCCGGGACGCAACGCCACCATCAACGACATTGCGCGCCTCGCGAGCGTGTCGAAGAAGACGGTGTCGCGCGTGATCAACCAGTCGCCGCTGGTGCAGGAAGACACGCGCGCGCGGATCCAGGCGGTCATCGACAAGTTTGGCTACGTCCCCGATCCGCAGGCACGCGGCCTCGCCTTCCGCAAGTCGTTCCTGATCGGGCTGGTTTACGACAATCCGAATGCGCAGTACATCGTGAACTGCATGGAAGGCGCGCTCGACGCGGTGCGCAACTCCGAATACGAAGTGGTGGTGCATCCCTGCGACCGCAAGAAGCCGGATTACATCGCCGGCGTACGCCGCTTCGTCGAGCGGCAGAAACTGCGCGGCGTGATCCTGCTGCCGCCCATCTCGGAAAACGACGAGCTGACGCGCGCGCTGACCGCGGCCGATTGCTCCTACGTACGCATCACCTACACCCAGCTCGACGATCCGTCGCGTATCGTGACGTCGAACGACCGTCTCGCCGTGGCCGAGGTCGCTAACTACCTCGTCTCGCTCGGCCACAAACGCATCGGCTACATCGCCGGCCCGGCCGGCTTCCGTTCGGGCATCGAACGCCTGGCGGGCTTTCGCGACGCGCTGGTCGCGCGCGGCCTGCAACTGGGTTCGGAACTCATCGTCGAGGGTGGTTATACCTACGAGAGCGGCGTCGCGGGCGCCGAGAAGCTGCTCGCGCTGACCCCGCGGCCGACCGCGATTTTCGCCAGCAACGACGAAATGGCCGCCGGCGTGTATCGCGTCGCGAATCGACTCGGGCTTTCGATTCCAGGCGATCTGTCGATCGTCGGCTTCGACGACGGCCCGCTGGCGTCGCGCCTGTTGCCCTCGTTGACCACGATCCGCCTGCCGATCCGCGAACTCGGCCGGATGGCGGCGCTCAAGATCCTGCATCCAGAGACGGCCACCGGCTCGCATGCGGTGGTCACTCCGCTCGAGCCGCACCTGGTCATCCGCGACTCCTGCCAGCCGCCCACGCGGTAGCCACGTCTGATCGATTTCACGACCGGCGCGACCGCGGCGCCGGTCGCGTCGCGGACCCGAAGCCGCAATATGACACCGGTTTCCTCCCGGGAAAAGACGCGGTAGAATCGCCCCCCTTCAGAAATGCGCCAGCCCCCGGGACAATCAATATGAAGTTCGAGACGAGACACGCCGCCCATCAGAGCATCGTTCAATCCGCCGACGCCGCGAAGTTGCGCGAGCTGTTCCACGTCAGCGAGATGTTCGTGCCGGACGACGCCACCCTCACCTTCAGCCACATCGAACGCATGATCGTCGGCGGCGTGATGCCGGTGTCGAAGAGCGTCGACCTCAATGAAGTGCCGGCACTCAACAAGGGCCCGTTCCTGGCGCGGCGCGAGCTCGGCATCATCAACATCGGCGGCCCGGGCAAGGTCACCGTGGACGGCAAGGCCACTGCGCTGGCCGCGCGCGAAGGCCTGTACGTCCCGATGGGGACCACCGGTCTGTCGTTCGCCTCGGATTCGGCGGCGACGCCCGCCAAGTTCTACCTCGCGAGCACGCCCGCACACGCGCGTTACGAGACGGTGAAGATCGACATCGCCAGGGCGAATCCGATGCCGGTCGGCGCGCCCGCCACCGCCAACGAACGGACTATCTACCAGTACATCAACCCGGACATCTGCAAGTCGGCGCAGTTGCTGATGGGGCTCACTTCTCTCAAGGAAGGCAGCGTGTGGAACACCATGCCCTGCCACCTGCACGAGCGCCGCTCCGAGACGTATTTCTATTTCGACCTGAAGCCCGACGCCCGCGTCGTGCACATCATGGGCGAGCCGCACGAAACACGGCACATCTTCGTCGCCAACGAGGAGGCCGTCATCGCGCCGCCCTGGTCCATCCACACGGGCTGCGGCACGTCCAACTACAGCTTCATCTGGGCGATGGGCGGCGAGAACCAGGAATACAAGGACGTCGCCTGGGTGCCGATGAACGTGTTGCGTTGAGCACATGAGCTTCGCTTTGACAGGCCGCGTCGCCGCGGTCACAGGCGCGAACACCGGCCTCGGGCGTGCGATCGCCGAAGCGCTGGCCGCCGCGGGCGCGGATATCGCCTGCATCGGCCGCAGCGATCCGGCCGAAACGCTGGCAGCAGTGAAGGCCCTCGGCCGCCGCGGCCACTGGGTCAGTGCCGACCTGGGCGCGAAGCCCGACTACTCCGCCATCGTCGCCGACATCGTGCAGCAGCTTGGCGGCCTGCACATCCTGGTGAACAACGCCGGCATCATCCGCCGCAACAACGCCATCGATTTCACCGAGGCCGACTGGGATGCGGTGCTCGACGTGAACCTGAAGGCGGTGTTTTTCCTGTCGCAGGCAGCGGCGCGGCACATGATTCCCGGCGGCGGTGGCAAGATCATCAACATCGCCTCCATGCTTTCGTTCCAGGGCGGCATCCGTGTGCCGTCCTACACCGCCAGCAAGAGCGGTATCGCCGGCCTCACGCGGCTGCTGGCCAACGAGTGGGCGGTGTCGAGAATCAACGTGAACGCGATCGCGCCCGGCTATTTCGCCACCAACAACACGGCCGCGCTGCAGGCGGACGTGAAGCGGAATGCCGAAATTCTCGGGCGGATTCCGTCGGGGCGCTGGGGCGACCCGAAAGATCTGGGTGGCGCCGCGGTGTTCCTGGCTTCGGACGCCTCGAACTATGTGCAGGGCATCGTCCTGCCGGTCGACGGCGGATGGCTCGCCCGATAGGTCAGTAGCCGGGTCATTCGCCGCGCGACCCCGTTATGATGCCGGCTCACACCGTGAGCCGAGGTTCGCCGAGTGAATCGCATTGCGTTCTGCCTGCTGGTCCTGCTGGCGGCGTGCCCCGGCGCGCGTGCCGCGCCCGACCATGTCGACATCACCTGGATGTCGATCGCAAACATGCACTTCGCGGTGGGCGACCAGCAGATTCTCGCCGACGGCTACATCACGCGGCTGCCGCAGGACCTGTTCCACGGCGGCGGCGGGGTCGACGCAACGAGTCGCGCGATGCGTGCGGATGAAGCCGCGGTGCGCGAGGTATTCGAGGCCATTGGCGGCAAAGCCGCGGTCAACCTGCTGCTCACCGGCCACAGCCATTTCGACCATTCGTTCGACACTGCAACCTGGGCGAAACTCTCCGGCGCCAGGGTCATCGGCTCGCCCACGACCTGCTTCCAGGTGCGCGCTGAAAAAGTGGCGGCGCGACGCTGCACTCCCGTGCTGGGGGGCGAACACTTCGAGCTCGCTGCGGGTGTGCACATGTATGTCGTGCGCTGGAATCACAGCGGCGATCCGGCCAGGAATCCGGCACAGCACAACCCACGGGAGCTCAGCCGCGTGCCCGTGCCGAGTGCCGGCGGCCTGCGCGCGGGAGTCGCCGAAGATTTCCCGAACGGCGGCGGCAATCGTGCCTATCTGTTCACGGTCGACGGACCCGCGAGACGTTTGAGCTGGTTCTTCCAGGATTCGGCCAGCCCGGTCGATCTGCGCGATCCGATCGTGCTCGACGGCAGGAACTACGGCGCGCCGCTCGACAACCTCGCCGCGGCCATGCGCGCGGCGGGCGTCGAGTCGGTCGACCTGTGGATAGCGACCGGAGGCGTCGACGTGGCGAACCTCGTGTTGCCGGTGCTGCGGCCCGCTGCCTATCTACCCGTGCATTGGGACGGATTGTTCGGCGCCTTCAAGGCTGGACCGCCAGCGCCGTACTCCGACGAACCGCTCGAGACGCTGCTCGCGGCAGCGGGTGTCGAGCTGATCAGACCCGTGCAGTACATGGACAAGTGGCGGCTCGACCGCGCGGGAATCCACGCGCTCGACAATGCCGCCGTCAAACGCGCCCTGGGGTTCCATTGATGCGCGTCGCATTCCTCGGGCTCGGCAACATGGGGCAAGGCATGGCCGCGCGCCTGCTGACGGCCGGACACACACTCACGGTGTACAACCGCACCACCGCGCGCACCGCGTCCTTGCAGGCTCTCGGCGCGCGCGTCGCGGACTCGCCACGCGAGGCTGCCCAGGGCGCCGACGTCATCATCGGCATGACGGCGAGCGATGAATCGTCTCGTGCCACCTGGCTGGGGACCGAGGGCGCGCTGGCCGCGAAGAACGCGCCCGACGCGCTGTGCGTGGAATGTTCGACGCTGTCGCACGACTGGGTGCTGGAACTTTCGGCGCAGGTTCGTCTGCGGGGCTTCAGGTACGTGGATGCGCCCGTGACCGGGCTCCCGGACGCCGCCGCATCCGGCACGCTGACGTTGCTGGTCGGAGCGGAGCCGGCGAATCTCGACGCCGCACGGCCCATCCTCACCTCGCTCGCCACGCGCGTGCTGCACTTCGGACCCGTCGGTCAGGGCACCGTGTACAAACTCATGATCAACCTCATGGGTGCCGTGCAGATCGGCGCGGCCGCGGAAGGACTGGCGCTCGCGCAAGGCGCGGGTCTCGATCTGAAGCTAGTGGCGGATGCGATCGGCAGCGGCCAGGCGGCGAGCCCGCAGGTGGTACGCAACGTGCGCCGCTTTGTCGCGGGCGACCATGCCACCAACGTCAACTTCACGCCGGCGCTGCGCCTCAAGGACATCGAATACGCGCTGCGCCTGGCGCGCCAGCTGGGCGCGAGCCACGAATTCGGCCTGGCCGCCGAACGGCTCTATCGCCGCGCGCTCGAGCTCGGTTTCGACCGCGACAACGAGAGCCGCATCATCGATGCGGTGCGGCCGAACAATTCCTGAGCAATCCGGACAGTAGTTAGAGCGAGCAGACCGGCGCGTTGGCGAGGCCGAGCGGCTTGACCTGATCGTTGCCGGCATCCTTGTCGGCGACCACGCGCAACAACATTCCCCACGGCGTGCTGCGATACGTGCCGGGCGAGATGCCGGGACCGGCAACCTTGACGACGGCGGCATCGTGCGGCTGGGGCTTGAGGACGCGCACGTGGGCGAGGATGACCCCGCTATCGGCGGCGCGCCGCAACTGCACGCAGATTTCATCCTGTGCGGTGAAGGCCAGTTGCCGCGGTTGATCGCCGACCTGCATCACCAGCCGCTGTCCGGCGGGACCTGCGTACCGGGCAGGATCGACGTCGAGGAAATACGTGCTGCTGCTCGCCTCGACCTGGGCGAGCGCAACTCCCACTACCGCGGCGCACGACGCCACAGAGAAAGTTATTTTGCGCATGTCGTATCGGAGCACACTTTTTCCGGGAAGTTCCCTCAGCGGAAAACCTTACCACTTGTCGGAGGTTGCCGACGCAGTAGTCAGTCCCCCGCTTGCAGTTTCTTGCGCATATTTGCGTCCGGCCGGGTGCGCGGCGCGATTCCGCGCACAAAAAAAGACCGTTCGTGACACAAACTCACACGATGTTCCCGTTCGGCGACATCCGCAGTGCCGATACGCGCCCGGAATTCCGTGTCGAGCGTGATGGAAGCGTCATCGCCGGGTAACGCGCTTGCCTCATGCAGGCCGTACGACTTGCCGGGCATCGGGCGCGGTATTCGGAATTATAGTAGTTAGCTACGAAGGCGAGCGCGTGAAGGCCGGTCTCCGCCGAGTCCTGCCGCTACCAGTGTTTGCGGATGCCGATCGTGAAGAACAGCTCGTCCTTGTCGTAACTGACGACCTCCGCCTGCGCGAGCCAGCTTCGGCCGACGCGTACGCCGCCGCCACCGCCGATGTATACGCCGACGTCGTTGAGTTTCTCGTAGGCGATCGCCGGCGAACTGCTGCTGTTGTCGATCTGCACCGCGCCGAGCTTCAGCAGCGGGAAGAACTTCGCCTCGCGGCCCGCCGCGAGCGGCAGCCATTCGACACCCACGCCGAGCATCTTGTATTCGATGTCGCCCAGGTGGCCGACGCCCGGGTTGTCGGATGAAATGCCGGCCTTGCCGCCGTCGGCATAAAACGCTTCGGCGCTCCAGTGCGCCGACCAGGCATAACCGGCGCTGACACGGAACCCGGTACTCTGGTCGTCATCGACCTTGAAACCACCGTCGCGGTTGCGTGGCTCGAGGCGCGAGAGGCCGGCGTCGAGGCCTGCGTACCAACCCTCGGTAGTCGGCTCGGCGGCGCTGGCGGCGCCGGGATGTGCGAGCACCAGCGCCGCAGCCAGCGCCGGCGCGAAGCTGCGCGCCGGCCGGAAGCGGCGCAGCAGTAGCAGCGCGAGCGCGCCTGACAACCCCGCCACCGTCAGCGGATCGATCGCACCGGCGCCGCGCACCGCGGTTTCGAGATGCCCGGGCTGGTCGAGTGAATCGGGAATGCCGTCGTGATCGGAATCGAAGCGGCCTTCGCGGGCGTCGGAGATGCCATCGTTGTCGCTGTCCAGATCGAGCGCATCCGGGATGCCGTCACCATCGGTATCGGCGCGCGGCAGCGTGTGCCCGCCGGGCGCCGTCCCGACGACCACTTCCGAGATGCCGTCGCGATCGTCGTCGGCGCCGTCCTGGCGTCCGTCACCGTTCGCATCGACGCCGCCGCTCTCGAGCACGTCGCTGATCCCGTCGCCGTCGCTGTCGAGATCGCGATGATTGTCGACGCCATCGTCGTCGCTGTCCGGGAGCGGCAGCGCATGGCCGCCGAGGCCCGGCTCGAACTGATCCGACAGGCCGTTGTGGTTGACGTCCACGAAATTGTCCACTTCGCCATCGCCATTGGAATCGACGCCACCCGCTTCGACGATATCGGCGACGCCGTCACCGTCGCTGTCCAGGTCCGCCAGGTTCGGCAAGCCATCGCCATCCGTGTCGTCCGCGCCGTCGAGCGCATTCGGAATGCCGTCGTTGTCGATGTCGAGATCCAGGGCATCGGATACGCCATCGCCATCGCGATCGGCGAAGCTGCCGAACACCAGCGGCGCCGCATCCACGCGGTCGCGGATGCCGTCTTCGTCGCTGTCCGCACCGGCGTCGACGCGCCCGTCGTTGTTGGCATCGGACGAAGTGCGTCCCGCGGTCACGATGTCGTGCACGCCATCGTTGTTGGAGTCGAGATCGCGGAAGTCCGGCGTGCCGTCGCTGTCCGTGTCACGCGGGTTCCCGGTGCGCGTCTGGCCGGCGTCCATCATGGAATCGCCGTCGGCGTCGATCAGGCCGGCTTCGACCACGTCGGCCAGGCCGTCGTCGTCGGAGTCGAGGTCGCGCAGGTCGGGGATGCCGTCGTCATCGGTGTCGGTCAGCAGCGTCGGCGTGCCCTCGAACGAATCGAGAATGCCGTCGTTGTCGGAATCAGCGTCCCGGAAATCGGCCAGGCCATCGCCGTCCGTGTCGCGCGGCATCGCAGCGTCCGCCACGCCATCGCCGTCGATGTCGCCGCCACCCACTTCGTCCACGTCGAATGCATCGTCGATGCCATCGCCGTCGGTGTCGATGCCGCTGGCGTTGTTCTCGCGCGCATCGGGCAACGTGTCGTTGTCGCTGTCGAGATCGAGGTAGTCAGGCGTGCCGTCGCCATCGCTGTCGACCGGCTGCGATGCATCGTTGCCCTTCTCGAGCGCATCGGGCATGCCATCACCGTCGCTGTCGCGATCCAGGTAGTCAGGCGTACCATCGCCATCCGTGTCGAACGGATGCAGCGGATCGGCACCCACTTCGGCGGCATCCGGGATGCCGTCATTGTCGCTGTCGGCGTCGGCGGCATTTTCGATGCCGTCGCCGTCGCTGTCGCCCGCTTCGAGAACGTCGGGAATACCGTCGCCGTCGGTGTCCGTGGGATCCGCCGGGTTGCCGACTTCCGCGCCGTCGTTGATGCCGTCACCGTCGGTGTCGGGATTGTTGCGGTCGGTGCCGTTTGTGTCTTCGTCGCCGTTGCTCAGGCCATCGCCGTCATCGTCCGCCGCGAGGCAGGCCGCGCTGGCCGGATTCGGCACGCAGGGATTGTTATTGGCCGAATCGGTCTGGTTCGGAACGCCGTCGCCATCCGCATCGGCAATAGATGACTCGAGCACGTTCGGAACGCCGTCGCCATCGGTGTCGATCGGATTGGCCGGATTGCCGCCCGCTTCCGCACCGTCGTTGACGCCGTCGCCGTCGGTGTCTGCATTGCCGCGGCTGGTGCCGAGCGCGTCTTCCTGGCTGTTGGTGAGGCCGTCGCCATCGCTGTCGGCGGCGAGGCAGGCCGCGCTGTTGCCGTTCGGATTACACGGATCGTTGTTAGACGGGTCGAGCTGGTTCGGCACGCCGTCACCATCCGAATCCGTCAGCGACGATTCGCGCGCGTTGATGAGGCCGTCGCCATCGGTATCGGCCGGGGTGCTCACGTTGCCGCCGACTTCGGCGTGGTCGTTGGCGCCGTCGCCATCGGTGTCGGCGTTGTCGCGATTCGTGCCGAGCGTGTCTTCCTGGCCGTTGGTCAGGCCGTCGCCGTCATTGTCGAGCCCCAGGCATGGGGCGCTGCTGACGTTCGGCACGCAGGGATTGTTGTTGGCCGCGTCGTTCTGGTTGACGACGCCGTCGCCATCGCTGTCCGCGACCGACGATTCGAGCACGTTCGGAATGCCGTCGCCATCCGTGTCCAGCGGCGCGTTGACATTGCCGCCGACTTCCGCGCCATCGTTGGCGCCGTCGCCATCGGTGTCCGCGTTGTTGCGATTCGTGCCGAGTGCGTCTTCCTGGCCGTTGGTCAGGCCGTCGCCGTCCGTGTCGAGCAGGAGGCACGGGGCGCTGTTCGCGGCCGGAACGCAGGAATTGTTGTTAGCCGAGTCGAGCTGGTTCGAAACGCCGTCGCCGTCGGTATCGGTGATCG
This sequence is a window from Pseudomonadota bacterium. Protein-coding genes within it:
- the kduI gene encoding 5-dehydro-4-deoxy-D-glucuronate isomerase, encoding MKFETRHAAHQSIVQSADAAKLRELFHVSEMFVPDDATLTFSHIERMIVGGVMPVSKSVDLNEVPALNKGPFLARRELGIINIGGPGKVTVDGKATALAAREGLYVPMGTTGLSFASDSAATPAKFYLASTPAHARYETVKIDIARANPMPVGAPATANERTIYQYINPDICKSAQLLMGLTSLKEGSVWNTMPCHLHERRSETYFYFDLKPDARVVHIMGEPHETRHIFVANEEAVIAPPWSIHTGCGTSNYSFIWAMGGENQEYKDVAWVPMNVLR
- the kduD gene encoding 2-dehydro-3-deoxy-D-gluconate 5-dehydrogenase KduD — its product is MSFALTGRVAAVTGANTGLGRAIAEALAAAGADIACIGRSDPAETLAAVKALGRRGHWVSADLGAKPDYSAIVADIVQQLGGLHILVNNAGIIRRNNAIDFTEADWDAVLDVNLKAVFFLSQAAARHMIPGGGGKIINIASMLSFQGGIRVPSYTASKSGIAGLTRLLANEWAVSRINVNAIAPGYFATNNTAALQADVKRNAEILGRIPSGRWGDPKDLGGAAVFLASDASNYVQGIVLPVDGGWLAR
- a CDS encoding NAD(P)-dependent oxidoreductase; protein product: MRVAFLGLGNMGQGMAARLLTAGHTLTVYNRTTARTASLQALGARVADSPREAAQGADVIIGMTASDESSRATWLGTEGALAAKNAPDALCVECSTLSHDWVLELSAQVRLRGFRYVDAPVTGLPDAAASGTLTLLVGAEPANLDAARPILTSLATRVLHFGPVGQGTVYKLMINLMGAVQIGAAAEGLALAQGAGLDLKLVADAIGSGQAASPQVVRNVRRFVAGDHATNVNFTPALRLKDIEYALRLARQLGASHEFGLAAERLYRRALELGFDRDNESRIIDAVRPNNS